The DNA sequence GGCTTTGCTGGGCCAAAAGGGCTCTTAACAGCTTTCAGGATAAAATGCACCAAAATATGTATGCCTTTTGTGTTATACTCATTCTGCTTCCCGGCGGGCGCTGAAATGATGTGCAAAAAAGGCTTTGCAGGCAAACCATAAGCCCCGGGAGGTATTGCTACTTGGCCATCATCAAGACAGAAAACTTAACCTATATCTATTCGGCTGGAACCCCCTTTGAAAGGGCGGCGATCCAAGACATTAACCTTGAAATACAAAAAGGGGATTTTGTCGGCCTTATTGGGCATACTGGCTCGGGTAAATCCACCCTGATTCAGCATTTTAACGGGCTTTTGGCTCCGGCCTCCGGTAAAATCTACATCGATGGGGAGGATATCTGGGCAAAGCCCAAAGAAATCCGCCGCTTTCGCTTCAAGGTGGGGCTGGTTTTTCAGTACCCCGAATACCAGCTTTTTGAAGAAACCGTCTACAAGGATATTGCCTTCGGCCCTCTGAATATGGGGCTCTCTTCTCAGGAGGTGGATGACCGTATCCGCCGGGCGGCCCATTTTGTGGAGCTTTCCCCGGAGCTGTTTGAAAAATCCCCCTTTGAGCTTTCCGGCGGTCAAAAGCGCCGGGTAGCACTGGCAGGGGTTCTGGCCATGGAGCCGGATATTCTGGTGTTGGACGAGCCCACTGCCGGCCTTGACCCAAAAGGGCGGGATACCATTCTCACCGAGATTCAGCGGTATCATGAGCAGAGGGGCACCACCGTTGTGTTGGTTTCCCACTCCATGGAGGATATTGCCCGCTTTGCCAAAAAGGTGCTGGTTATGCGGGATGCGCAGATCAGCTATTTTGAGGATGTCAGCCAAGTGTTTACCCACGCCGCCCAGTTGGAGGAAATGGGGCTTACCGTTCCGCAGGTTACCCGCATATTCGGTGAGCTGCACCGGCGGGGCTTTGCCGTGGAGCCCAATACCTATACCATTGAGCAGGCCAAGGCACAGCTTCTGGCGCTCATGCAATCCAAAGGGGAGGTGAAGTAATGCTCAAGGATATTACCATCGGGCAGTATTTCCCCGGAGATTCCCCTCTCCACAGGCTTGACCCCAGAGTCAAGCTGCTGCTGGCCACCGCTTATGTGGTGCTTTTGTTTATGGTGAAGAATCCCATCGGTATGCTTGTGGGCATCTTTTTTCTGCTGTTTACCTACCCCTTGGGAAAAATCCCCCTGAATATGATCGGCAAAAGCCTTAAGCCGGTGATTCCGGTGGTGCTTTTTACGGCCATATTGAATATGTTTTTTGTAACCGGTGAGCCGGTGCTGGATTGGTGGTTCATTACCATCACCCGGGAAGGCATTTCCACCGCTGTGTTGATGTCGGTGCGCATTATCTGCCTCATTGCCGGAACCTCTCTCATGACCTATACCACCTCGCCCATTGCCCTTAC is a window from the Oscillospiraceae bacterium MB08-C2-2 genome containing:
- a CDS encoding energy-coupling factor transporter ATPase, with translation MAIIKTENLTYIYSAGTPFERAAIQDINLEIQKGDFVGLIGHTGSGKSTLIQHFNGLLAPASGKIYIDGEDIWAKPKEIRRFRFKVGLVFQYPEYQLFEETVYKDIAFGPLNMGLSSQEVDDRIRRAAHFVELSPELFEKSPFELSGGQKRRVALAGVLAMEPDILVLDEPTAGLDPKGRDTILTEIQRYHEQRGTTVVLVSHSMEDIARFAKKVLVMRDAQISYFEDVSQVFTHAAQLEEMGLTVPQVTRIFGELHRRGFAVEPNTYTIEQAKAQLLALMQSKGEVK
- a CDS encoding energy-coupling factor transporter transmembrane component T, coding for MLKDITIGQYFPGDSPLHRLDPRVKLLLATAYVVLLFMVKNPIGMLVGIFFLLFTYPLGKIPLNMIGKSLKPVIPVVLFTAILNMFFVTGEPVLDWWFITITREGISTAVLMSVRIICLIAGTSLMTYTTSPIALTDAIERLFSPLKRLKVPVHEVAMMMTIALRFIPTLLEETDKIMSAQKARGADLESGGLIKRAKALMPILIPLFVSAFRRADELAMAMECRCYQGGEGRTRMKQLHLSFRDLVAAAFMIACIFAVIGFNLWAPVLF